ATGCGGAGCACTCCGACCCCTCCCTGACACCGGCGCCGCGAGGCCCGCACGCCGGGAGAGCGCCGGGGACGACGTACGGCCGTGCGCAGCGAATGCGCACGGCCGTACGGCCGGACCGGTCAGGGCTCAGGGCTTCTTGGAGCCTTTGCCGCCCTTGCCGCCCTCCTTCTTCTCCCTGGTGGAGCTCTTGGCCTTGCTCATCGCCTGGCGGATCACGTCCCGTGCTCTGTCCATGATCGCCGTCGGGGTCCCCACCACGATGTTCATGGTGGCCGACTCGACCCCAGGGTGCGGGTGCGTCGGCGCGATCGCCTCGGCGGCCTTGACGCCGAGCGCCATGGTGCGCCGCTCGGCGTCGCTGGTCTCCCTGACGAGCTGGTTGAACTCGTACCTTTCCTCGGCGCGAGCGTGCTCCATGACGGCCTTGCGCAGCTTCTCCAGGTGGGAGGCGAAGGACGGGTCGTCCGTCCCGCGTTCCTCCATCAAGGAGAGCAGCTCCTTGGCCTCGTTCTCCTCACGCAGGCGTTCGTCGACGATCTCGTCCCCACCGTCGAGTGTGCGCCTGGCGTAGGGGTGCACGATCTCCTCCTCCGCCGTCTCGTGGACGGCGAGAAGCCGCACCAGCCGCTCGAAGGCCTCCGCTCGCGCGCCGCCGGTGGCCTGTTCCACTTCGGCGAACAGGTCGCGGATCATGGCGTGCTGACGGATGAGCAACCCCACCACGTCGTTCTCGTCGAGCAGTTCCGGCATTGTCTTGCTGTCTGCCATGGCATTCCTCCCAATGGGGGCAAATCCCCAGAGGTTCGCCGAGCGGAACCGGCACGACCTTCCCGATCGGGTAAGGAAAGCCATCGAACGGCTGGTGCGGCCGTGTTCACGGAGCTGTGCTCACAGACCCGTGTTCACGGAGCTGTGCTCACAACGCGGTGCAGGTGAACGCGGACGGCAGCGTCGTGCTGTTGTCCGGACGGCCACCCTGGAACCCGAACGACGCGGTCTGACCGGCCGCGACCGTGCCGTTGTAGCTCACGTTGCGCGCGGTCAGGGTGCCGCTGCCGGTGGTCAGGTTCGCGTTCCACGACCCGGTGATCGTGTGGCCGGACGGGAGCGTCGCGGTCACCGTCCAGCCGCTCATGGTCGTGGTCCCGTTGTTGGTGACGACGACCTGCATCACGTAGCCGTTGCCCCACTGGCTCTGCGCGGTCGCGGTGGCCGTACAGCCGGTGGTGCCGCCGCCTGTGGTGGTGAACGTCACCGTCGGCGAGTTGGCGGAGAGGTTGCCGGCGCCGTCGCGCGCGCGGACGTAGACCCGGTACACGAGCCCGGCGGTCAGACCGGTCAGGGTGATGGAGTTGGTCGTGCTCTGGCCGAGCAGCGCGCCGCCTTCACGGTAGACGTTGTAGCCCGCGAGGCCGGAGCCGCCGGTGTCGGTGGAGGCGGCCCAGGTCAAGGTGGCGCTCGTGGTGGTCACGTTGGAGGCCGCCGGGGTGCCGGGGGTGCTCGGCGGTGTCGTGTCGGTGCCGCCGCCGGAGGTGGTGGTGAAGGTCGTGACCGGCGAGTTGCCGGAAAGGTTCCCCGCGCCGTCGCGTGCGCGGACGAGGACCTGGTAGGAGGTGTTCGGCGTCAGGCCGGTGAGGGTGATGGTGTTGGTGGTGCTCTGGCCGATCAGTGTGTCGGCCGTTCCCTGCCTGCGGTAGACGTTGTAGCCCGCGAGACCCGAGCCGCCGGTGTCGGTGGAGATGCTCCAGGTCAGGGTGGCGCCGGTCGAGGTGATGTTCGCCACGGACGGTGTGCTCGGTATGCTCGGCGGGGTGGTGTCGGTGCCGCCGCCGCCGAAGATGGTGGCCTCGCGCGACGTGGACTTGATGCCGTTGGCGCCGTTGAAGATGCGCTCACCCCACGAGGTGAGGCTGCTCGCGTTGAAGTTGTTGGTCATGTCCAGGTAGCCGACGTCGCTGCTGTTGCCGCTCCACGACCAGCCGATGTAGCCGATGCCGCGGGTCTGCGCCTGCGCCATGATCGTGTCCTCGTCGGGGTTGCCGTCCGAGTGGTTGTGGCCGAACTCGCCGATCACCAGCGGGAGCTGAGCGGTGCGGAAGGCGTCGAGGTAGGCGTTGATCTCCGAGGCGGTGTCGAACACGCCGTACATGTGGATGGAGAAGACGGTGTTGCGCTGCGGGTCGGCGTTGAAGACGGTGCGCGCGTTGTCGCGCATCGTGAACGACCAGTCCTGGCCCCAGTTCGGCGCGTCGACCATGAGCAGGTGCTGGAAGCCGGCGGTGCGCAGCCGGGTGATCGCCGAGGAGGTGGCCTGGGCCCAGCCGGGGGTGACGGCGTTGTTGCCGATGGGCTCGTTGCCGATGTTGACGACCACGTAGTCTTCCTGGCCGGTCAGCGCGCTCTGCACGCTGAGCCAGTAGTTGACCGCCGCGTCGAGCGTGACGGCGCCACCCTGCTCGCCGTAGCCGGTGGTGTCGTGGTTCTCCAGCACGCAGATCAGCTTGTTGGCCTTGCACTGCGCGACCACGTTGGCGACGTCGGCGGCGTTGTTGGCGGGGGTCCAGCGGCCGCCGCTGAGCACCACGCGCACCGAGTTGGCGCCGAGCGACTTGATGCCGGCGAGGGAGGTGGCGAGCCGGTCCTGGTACCAGACGTGCGCGTGGCTGACGCCGCGGAAGATGAAGTTGGTGCCGTTGGCCTCGGTGATGTTCGTGCCGCTCACCCGCAGGCCCACGGCGGCGCTCGCCGCCGGCGGAGCGACGAGCGTGGCGCAGAACAGAGCGGCCAGCAGGGCCAGGAGGGTGGCCTGCCGTGGTCTCCTTCGCATGACGTGCCTTTCTTTGGTCACACCAATTAACCGGTTAAGTTCTGAGGCGCAGCCGAGGCCTGAGAACGCTTTGGGAGCGCTCCCATAGTGGGTGTGTTTCCTGCGCGTGTACAGCGTGTGTCACACGGGCCACGCGCGGGGCCGCGCGTCGACCCGCTCCCGCGCCGTGTGCCACATCGAAAGACATGGTCAGGCGGGTCCAGGGCCGCCGCGCGACCCACCGGCCTCCGGCGCGATATCCGTTGAAAGTTTCAAAACCGCACGTCCGAGGTGCCGTGGACGCCGGGTGGGCCGAGCGCCTGCGGAGCGCTCGGCCTCATGCCGCCGGCGCGATCAGGACGCCGTGCTCACGGCGGGAGCGGGACGTACGGCGAAGGTGAGGACGGCGGCGAGAACGGCCATGCCGGCGGCCACGAGGAAGCCGCCGCCGGGGTGGCCGCCTGCGGCGAGGCTTCCCGCCGCCGCGGCGGCCAGCGCGCCGCCACCCTGGCCGAGCGCGTTCAGCCAGGCGAACGACTCGGTCATGGCGTCCTCAGGCGCGACCTCCTCCATCGCGGTGAACTGCGCCGTCATCATGGGTGCGAGCGCCACCCCGGTCACCGCGAACAGCAGCGCGAGCAGCCACAGGCTCGCGACGACGGAGGCCACGGCGTACCCGCAGGCGAGCACGACGAGGAACACCCCGAGGTGCTGCGCGCTGGTGCCGCGCAGCTTCGACGCGCCGTACGCCAGGCCGCCGAACACGCTCCCCACGGAGAACGCCGCGATCAGCAGGCCGCCGGCGTCCGCGTTGCCGAAGGCGTCGGCGGTGGCGAGCAGCGCGACCTCCACCCCGATGATGCCGCCGGTCGCCAGCGCGCCGATCGGCAGCATCCAGCGCACCCCGGACGCGCGCAGCGGGCCGCGCCAGTCACGGGGGCCGTCACCGCCGGCGGGCCCGACCGCGCGTACCGCACGGGCCGTCGCCAGCGCGAGGCATCCGGCGGCGGTCAGCGCGGCCGTGACGCCGAGCGCGACCCGCGCGTCGCCGAGCACCAGCAGCAGGGCCACCGTGGAGGGCCCGGCGATGTAGACCGCGTCCACGACGATGGACTCCAGCGCGAACGCCGCGGCGCGCACCCCCTTGTCGGTGAGCGACCTGCTCCACAGCGTCCGCATGATCGGCGAGATCGGCGGCAGCATCACGCCGATCAGGAAACTCGCCGTCAGCGGCACGGCGACCGGAGCGCGCACGGCCAGCGCGACCAGCAGGCCGAGCATCGCCAGAGCCTGGCCGAGGCCCGAGACGACCAGCACGATCGCCGGGCCCCGCCGGTCGGCGGCACGGCCACGCAGCGGTCCAGAGACGCCGACGCCGACCGCGTACAGGGCCGCGGCCAGGCCGGCCACGCCGTAGGAGCCGGTGGCCTGCACGATGCCGACGACCAGGACCAGGCCGATCATGCCGCTCGGCAGGCGGCCGACCAGCGCCGCCAGCGTCATGGTCGCCACGCCAGGCGTGGCGAACAGCCTGTGGTACCGGCGCAGGCCGGTCGTGGGGGCCTCGGCCGACCCGGCGTCGGGTGAGGTCTCGGTCGTCATGCGTTCCCTCCTCGTGCGGGCAGGGTGTGCGGCTTTCAGGGGCGGGATGGTGCGGGACGGGTCAGTTGCATCCGTAGTTCACAGGTGTAGCGGCCGGCGTCGTCGCGCAGCCAGAGCTCGTCGGGACCGGGATACATCTCCTCCACCATGACGCGGGTTCCCGGCCCGCCGCCGAGCAGATGGCCGAGCAGTTCGGCCGCGAACGGCGACGCGGTGTCCACCAGGACGGGCTTGCGCTCGGACTCGACCCTGGCGAACACGAAACGCGGCAGTCCCTGTGCGCGCGCCAGGCGGCGCAGGCCGAGCAGCGCGGCCGGGCCGCGGCCACCCGCGGGGAACGCGGCGGCGTCGAGGGTCCAGCGTTCGCGCTGGTAGCAGGCGTCGCCGATCGTCACCCTGCCGAGGTGGCCGGTGTCGCCGCGCACCGGCGCGTGCAGCACCGCTGGGTGGGAGAGCGCGGCGAACGGTGGGTAGGTGGTGAGGTCGTTGAGCATCGGGTACAGCGTGATGGCGGCGCCGTCCGGATCGCGCAGGACCGGACGGCCGTCGTTCAGGGTCACCGTGCACTCCGCCGCGGAGACGTTGTCGTCGCGTCCCTCGGGGTCGGTGGCGGTGAAGACGAGCCTGCGTCCGGGGAAACGGTAGAAGCCCTTGTTGCGGCGGCTGGTGGCGAGTCCGGTCACGCCTTCCCCGTCGCGGGCCAGCCAGCCCGCCGCCACCTGGTCGAACGCGCCGGGGTCGGGGTGGAAGGTCGTGAGCCAGCCGCGCAGCAGCAGGTGGTGGTGCACGCGCGCGAGCACCACACGCCACGACCCGTCCACGGCCTCCTCGGGGCTCGTCATCGCGAGGCACACGTCGGGGAGCGAGTAGCGGGGGCCGGGTGCTGAGGCGCCGAGGGTGTCCGCGGCGAGCTTGACCGGTTCACCGTCGGCGGCCGGCACGTCCACCGGCCGCACCGGTGAGAAACGGCCCCCTTCCTGGTGCTCGGGCCTGGCGCGCGCCGCGTAGTCGAGGAAGCCGAGCGTGCCGCCTGCGGCCTCGACGACGGCGGCCATGGCCGCGCGGTCACCGTCCTGCACCTGGTCGCCGAAGGCGGCCGACAGTTCGAGCGCCGGGCTGAGCGCGCGGGCCAGCCGCCGCGCGGTGTCCGTGCCGACCGCCAGGCGGAACGGCGACGAGGCCTCCTCGAACAGCACCAGCCGGTCGGCGTACACCGCTCCCGCGCCGCGCCGCGCGGCGACGCCGGTCAGCTCCGTGAAGACCGTCTCCAGCTCGGTGAGCACCGCACGCCGCGTGCCGACGTCCCCCCCGGCGGCGGCGAACCGTCCGCACAGGTCCGCGAGGCCGTCGAGGCGCGCGAGCCACAGGTCCCTGCCTGGCGACTCAGGCAGCTCAGCGATCGAGGCGCGCAGGCCCGGCAGCGGGTCGACCGTCTCACCGGGCACCTCAAGGCCGCGTACCGCGACGCCGGCCGCGAGCAGCGGCCGTACCGCCTCGGCGACCCGCCGCACCGGCACCCCGGTGGCCTCGGCCAGGCGCGCGAGGCCCGCCGGACCGCGTTCGAGTTCCGCGACCACCTGTGCCGCCGGCGACCCCTCAGGCAGCGGCACCTCACGGTCCTCCGTGGCGATCCCGGCGGACGTGCGGACGGCGAGCAGGCTCAGCCGTACCGGGACGTGCGCGGCCAGCGCCTTGTCGCGGGCCGCGGCCCTCGACAGCTCGACGACGGCCCAGTGCGCGATGAACGCGCGCCGTACCTGCGGCCCCGCGGGCTCGACCGCGAAACCGGTGCCGCCGACCTCGCCGTAGGCCATCGGCCCGAACGCGCCTGCCGTCTCGTTCTTGGCGCAGAACCGCTGCAGGTAGTTGTAGAGCTGCCGTTCCACCCGCCGGTACTTGGCCGTGTCAGGGACCTCCTCCAGCGCGAGGTAGCTCGTCACCATCCCGTCGTACATCCCCGGGTTGGACGTGAACACCGCGTCCTGGAACCGGTCGGTCCCCGCCAGCTCACGCAGCCTGGCCCGCAGCCGAGGCGATTCCGCCGCGTACACCTCGCCGAGCCGGCCGAACGCCTCCTGCCACCGGCGCACCAGCCCCTTGGCCCGCGCCGGCACCGGTGGCGCGCCGCCTTGCGCCAGCACGCCGACGACCTCACCCACCGCGTCCCCGAGCACCTCCGCCAGCTCGTCCTCGACCGCCAGCACCTCGGCGCACGCCGCCAGCACCTCGGGACCGGCCCCGAGCGACTCGACCCAGTCGAACGGCATGCCGGCGTGCCGCATCACGAAGATCGCGCCGAGCTCCCAGTCCACGCCGTCACCACTCATCCGGCCTGCTCCTTCGCTGACATCATGAACACACGGAAAGCCCGTCGCACACCCGTACGGCACCCCAGTCCGATGTCCGGAAGCGGCGCCGCCGTGTCGTCATGTGCGGACCAGGAGGCCGTTGCCGACCAAGGTGTCGAGGATTCTGGTGCGGCTCGCGGGGGAGACGCCGGGGAGCGCGTCCGCCTCCGGCACGGGATGGCGGGTGGTGCGCAGGCGGGTCGCGACGCGGGGGTCGAGGCGGATGACGCGGCCCTGGCGCAGGTCGACGGCGTACCACTCCGGCGCGGGGCCCGCCACCAGCACGGTGTCGGGGGCCAGCGCGATCCCCGGGGCCCCGGCGGCGCGGGGGTCCTCGGCGAGGTAGGCGGCGGCGACCCGCGCGGGGATCAGGGTGCCGGTGCTCGCGAGCGTGGGGCCGATCTCGGCGATCAGGGCCTGGACGCCGGCAGGAGGCAGGGTGCCTTCCGCGTCGAAGCGGTGGTGGCGGGCCAGGTCTCCCGCGGCTGGGGTGACCTCCACCGGGGTGCCGG
The window above is part of the Sphaerisporangium rubeum genome. Proteins encoded here:
- a CDS encoding hemerythrin domain-containing protein, coding for MADSKTMPELLDENDVVGLLIRQHAMIRDLFAEVEQATGGARAEAFERLVRLLAVHETAEEEIVHPYARRTLDGGDEIVDERLREENEAKELLSLMEERGTDDPSFASHLEKLRKAVMEHARAEERYEFNQLVRETSDAERRTMALGVKAAEAIAPTHPHPGVESATMNIVVGTPTAIMDRARDVIRQAMSKAKSSTREKKEGGKGGKGSKKP
- a CDS encoding cellulase family glycosylhydrolase, with the protein product MRRRPRQATLLALLAALFCATLVAPPAASAAVGLRVSGTNITEANGTNFIFRGVSHAHVWYQDRLATSLAGIKSLGANSVRVVLSGGRWTPANNAADVANVVAQCKANKLICVLENHDTTGYGEQGGAVTLDAAVNYWLSVQSALTGQEDYVVVNIGNEPIGNNAVTPGWAQATSSAITRLRTAGFQHLLMVDAPNWGQDWSFTMRDNARTVFNADPQRNTVFSIHMYGVFDTASEINAYLDAFRTAQLPLVIGEFGHNHSDGNPDEDTIMAQAQTRGIGYIGWSWSGNSSDVGYLDMTNNFNASSLTSWGERIFNGANGIKSTSREATIFGGGGTDTTPPSIPSTPSVANITSTGATLTWSISTDTGGSGLAGYNVYRRQGTADTLIGQSTTNTITLTGLTPNTSYQVLVRARDGAGNLSGNSPVTTFTTTSGGGTDTTPPSTPGTPAASNVTTTSATLTWAASTDTGGSGLAGYNVYREGGALLGQSTTNSITLTGLTAGLVYRVYVRARDGAGNLSANSPTVTFTTTGGGTTGCTATATAQSQWGNGYVMQVVVTNNGTTTMSGWTVTATLPSGHTITGSWNANLTTGSGTLTARNVSYNGTVAAGQTASFGFQGGRPDNSTTLPSAFTCTAL
- a CDS encoding MFS transporter — translated: MTTETSPDAGSAEAPTTGLRRYHRLFATPGVATMTLAALVGRLPSGMIGLVLVVGIVQATGSYGVAGLAAALYAVGVGVSGPLRGRAADRRGPAIVLVVSGLGQALAMLGLLVALAVRAPVAVPLTASFLIGVMLPPISPIMRTLWSRSLTDKGVRAAAFALESIVVDAVYIAGPSTVALLLVLGDARVALGVTAALTAAGCLALATARAVRAVGPAGGDGPRDWRGPLRASGVRWMLPIGALATGGIIGVEVALLATADAFGNADAGGLLIAAFSVGSVFGGLAYGASKLRGTSAQHLGVFLVVLACGYAVASVVASLWLLALLFAVTGVALAPMMTAQFTAMEEVAPEDAMTESFAWLNALGQGGGALAAAAAGSLAAGGHPGGGFLVAAGMAVLAAVLTFAVRPAPAVSTAS
- a CDS encoding lantibiotic dehydratase, giving the protein MSGDGVDWELGAIFVMRHAGMPFDWVESLGAGPEVLAACAEVLAVEDELAEVLGDAVGEVVGVLAQGGAPPVPARAKGLVRRWQEAFGRLGEVYAAESPRLRARLRELAGTDRFQDAVFTSNPGMYDGMVTSYLALEEVPDTAKYRRVERQLYNYLQRFCAKNETAGAFGPMAYGEVGGTGFAVEPAGPQVRRAFIAHWAVVELSRAAARDKALAAHVPVRLSLLAVRTSAGIATEDREVPLPEGSPAAQVVAELERGPAGLARLAEATGVPVRRVAEAVRPLLAAGVAVRGLEVPGETVDPLPGLRASIAELPESPGRDLWLARLDGLADLCGRFAAAGGDVGTRRAVLTELETVFTELTGVAARRGAGAVYADRLVLFEEASSPFRLAVGTDTARRLARALSPALELSAAFGDQVQDGDRAAMAAVVEAAGGTLGFLDYAARARPEHQEGGRFSPVRPVDVPAADGEPVKLAADTLGASAPGPRYSLPDVCLAMTSPEEAVDGSWRVVLARVHHHLLLRGWLTTFHPDPGAFDQVAAGWLARDGEGVTGLATSRRNKGFYRFPGRRLVFTATDPEGRDDNVSAAECTVTLNDGRPVLRDPDGAAITLYPMLNDLTTYPPFAALSHPAVLHAPVRGDTGHLGRVTIGDACYQRERWTLDAAAFPAGGRGPAALLGLRRLARAQGLPRFVFARVESERKPVLVDTASPFAAELLGHLLGGGPGTRVMVEEMYPGPDELWLRDDAGRYTCELRMQLTRPAPSRP